One window of Sinorhizobium fredii NGR234 genomic DNA carries:
- a CDS encoding class II glutamine amidotransferase, with translation MCRWAAYRGEPLYLEELVTSPAHSLIEQSHCATRAKTATNGDGFGIAWYGDRPEPGRYRDILPAWSDCNLRSIARQIRSRLFLAHVRAATGGGTRRDNCHPFVHGRWAFMHNGQIGHFEHLRRPMENMLADDLYAARTGTTDSELLFLLALQFGLERDPLGAVAEALGFVERLAEQLGLKVLVRFTAAFSNGQDLFAVRYASDRKAPTLFAAPMGPQGGYCLVSEPLNDDDNAWAEIPDGSAVIVGENGVDVRLFSAADAPLREPASVAPVARPADKGVQLA, from the coding sequence ATGTGCCGCTGGGCAGCCTATCGTGGAGAGCCGCTTTACCTCGAGGAGCTGGTGACCTCGCCGGCCCATTCGCTGATCGAGCAGTCCCATTGCGCAACCCGCGCGAAGACGGCGACCAACGGCGACGGCTTCGGTATTGCCTGGTACGGCGACCGTCCTGAGCCCGGCCGCTACCGCGACATCTTGCCCGCCTGGTCCGACTGCAACCTGAGGAGCATTGCGCGGCAGATCCGCTCGCGTCTCTTCCTCGCCCATGTTCGCGCGGCGACCGGCGGCGGCACGCGGCGCGACAACTGCCACCCTTTCGTGCACGGCCGCTGGGCCTTCATGCATAACGGCCAGATCGGCCATTTCGAGCATCTGCGCAGGCCGATGGAAAACATGCTTGCCGACGATCTCTATGCGGCGCGCACCGGCACGACGGATTCGGAGCTGCTGTTCCTGCTCGCCCTGCAGTTCGGTCTCGAGCGCGATCCGCTCGGGGCGGTTGCCGAGGCGCTCGGCTTCGTGGAGCGCCTGGCAGAGCAACTAGGCCTGAAGGTGCTCGTCCGCTTCACCGCGGCGTTTTCCAACGGCCAGGATCTCTTTGCGGTCCGCTACGCCTCCGACCGTAAGGCACCGACGCTCTTCGCCGCCCCGATGGGGCCGCAGGGCGGCTATTGCCTGGTCTCGGAGCCGCTCAACGACGACGACAACGCCTGGGCCGAGATACCGGACGGCTCGGCCGTCATCGTCGGCGAAAACGGCGTCGATGTTCGTCTTTTCAGCGCCGCCGACGCGCCTCTACGCGAACCTGCTTCCGTCGCGCCGGTTGCCCGGCCGGCCGACAAGGGTGTTCAACTCGCCTGA
- the coaBC gene encoding bifunctional phosphopantothenoylcysteine decarboxylase/phosphopantothenate--cysteine ligase CoaBC produces MTLSGKRILLIISGGIAAYKSLDLIRRLRERGAAVRPVMTAGAQQFVTPLAVGALSASHVFTELFSREDEQDVGHIRLARECDLVVVAPATADLMAKMANGHADDLASTVLLATDRTVLVAPAMNPKMWTHPATRRNRKTLAADGIRFVGPAQGEMAESGEAGEGRMAEPLQIVGAIEELLAGAKPLAGKKAIVTSGPTHEPIDPVRYIANRSSGKQGHAIAAALARLGADVTLVSGPVTIPAPSSVRIIRVERAEEMRDAVVAALPADVAVMVAAVADWRVASAAGNKIKKRPGEAPPPLQLAENPDILKTIGHHASRPKLVIGFAAETENVAANGRAKLERKGADYILANDVSPATGIMGGDRNRVKLIGRDGTEDWPEMGKDEVADKLAALIAAKLS; encoded by the coding sequence ATGACACTGTCGGGCAAGCGTATCCTCCTCATTATCTCCGGCGGCATCGCGGCCTATAAGAGCCTCGACCTCATCCGCCGGCTGCGCGAGCGCGGCGCCGCGGTCCGGCCGGTGATGACGGCAGGCGCGCAGCAATTCGTGACCCCGCTGGCGGTCGGTGCGCTTTCCGCTTCTCATGTCTTCACCGAGCTCTTTTCGCGCGAGGACGAGCAGGATGTCGGCCATATCCGGCTGGCGCGCGAATGCGATCTGGTCGTCGTGGCGCCGGCGACGGCCGATCTGATGGCCAAGATGGCGAACGGCCATGCCGACGACCTCGCCTCGACGGTGCTGCTGGCAACCGACCGCACCGTGCTCGTCGCGCCGGCGATGAACCCGAAGATGTGGACGCATCCGGCGACGCGCCGCAACCGCAAGACGCTCGCCGCCGACGGCATCCGCTTCGTCGGCCCCGCCCAGGGCGAGATGGCCGAAAGCGGCGAGGCCGGTGAAGGCCGGATGGCCGAACCGCTGCAGATCGTCGGGGCGATCGAGGAACTGCTCGCCGGCGCCAAACCGCTTGCCGGCAAAAAAGCGATCGTCACGTCAGGGCCGACGCACGAGCCGATCGACCCGGTCCGCTATATCGCCAACCGCTCCTCCGGCAAGCAGGGCCATGCGATCGCCGCGGCGCTGGCGCGGCTCGGGGCCGACGTCACCCTCGTCTCCGGACCGGTGACGATCCCGGCCCCCTCCAGCGTCCGCATCATTCGTGTCGAGCGCGCCGAGGAGATGCGCGACGCGGTCGTTGCCGCGCTTCCGGCCGATGTCGCTGTCATGGTTGCCGCGGTTGCCGACTGGCGCGTCGCTTCGGCCGCCGGCAACAAGATCAAGAAGCGGCCGGGCGAAGCGCCGCCGCCGCTTCAGCTTGCCGAGAACCCGGACATCCTGAAGACCATCGGGCATCATGCATCGCGGCCCAAGCTCGTCATCGGCTTTGCGGCCGAGACGGAGAACGTCGCCGCGAACGGTCGGGCCAAGCTCGAAAGGAAGGGCGCCGACTATATACTTGCCAACGACGTCTCCCCGGCAACCGGAATCATGGGCGGCGACCGCAACCGCGTCAAACTGATCGGCCGCGACGGCACGGAGGACTGGCCGGAGATGGGCAAGGACGAAGTGGCCGACAAGCTCGCAGCCCTGATCGCCGCGAAGCTCTCGTAA
- a CDS encoding bifunctional 5-dehydro-2-deoxygluconokinase/5-dehydro-2-deoxyphosphogluconate aldolase, with the protein MSQSLSAQVAAGAKPLDIITIGRASVDLYGQQIGTRLEDVASFAKSVGGCPCNISVGTARLGLKSALLTRVGNEQMGRFIREQLQREGVETRGIVTDPERLTALAILSVENEKSFPLLFYRDNCADNALSEDDIAEDFIRSARAVLVTGTHFSKPNTDAAQRKAIRIAKECGAKIVFDIDYRPNLWGLAGHDAGESRYIASDRVSAHLKTVLGDCDLIVGTEEEVLIASGESDLLQALKIIRSLSRATIVLKRGPMGCIVYDGPISDDLEDGIVGKGFPIEVYNVLGAGDAFMSGFLRGWLKGEPHATSATWANACGAFAVSRLLCAPEIPTWIELQFFLENGSKEKALRKDEAINHVHWATTRRRDIPLLMALAIDHRSQLEDIAEGRPELLARIPAFKALAVKSAAEVAAGRPGFGMLIDDKYGRDALYAAGAHRDFWIGKPIELPGSRPLQFEFSQDLGSRLIDWPVDHCIKVLSFYHPDDPAELKAAQVAKLRSAFEAARKVGREILIEIIAGKHGKLDDDTIPRALNELYDAGLKPDWWKLEPQASRGAWAAIDAVIEKRDPLCRGVVLLGLEAPYEVLKDGFAAARTSKTVKGFAVGRTIFADAAKAWLTGSMTDEQAIADMAARFKALVDLWLQLGETKAA; encoded by the coding sequence GTGAGCCAGAGTTTATCGGCACAAGTTGCAGCGGGCGCCAAGCCCCTTGACATCATCACGATCGGCAGAGCCTCGGTCGACCTTTACGGTCAGCAGATCGGCACCCGGCTTGAAGACGTGGCGAGCTTTGCCAAGTCCGTCGGCGGCTGCCCCTGCAACATTTCGGTCGGCACGGCGCGGCTGGGCCTGAAATCGGCGCTGTTGACGCGCGTCGGCAACGAGCAGATGGGCCGCTTCATCCGCGAACAGCTTCAACGCGAAGGCGTGGAGACGCGCGGCATCGTCACCGACCCGGAGCGCCTGACCGCGCTCGCAATCCTGTCGGTCGAAAACGAGAAATCCTTCCCGCTGCTCTTCTACCGCGACAATTGCGCCGACAATGCGCTTAGCGAGGACGATATTGCGGAAGACTTCATTCGCTCCGCCCGCGCGGTCCTCGTCACCGGCACGCATTTCTCCAAGCCCAATACGGATGCCGCCCAGCGCAAGGCGATCCGGATCGCCAAGGAGTGCGGCGCGAAGATCGTCTTCGACATCGATTATCGCCCGAACCTCTGGGGCCTTGCCGGCCATGATGCGGGCGAAAGCCGCTATATCGCTTCCGACCGCGTCTCGGCGCATCTGAAGACCGTGCTCGGCGACTGCGACCTGATCGTCGGCACCGAGGAAGAGGTGCTGATCGCCTCGGGCGAGAGCGACCTGCTCCAGGCGCTCAAGATCATCCGTTCCCTGTCCCGTGCGACGATCGTGCTGAAGCGCGGGCCGATGGGCTGCATCGTTTATGACGGACCGATCTCCGACGATCTCGAAGACGGCATCGTCGGCAAGGGCTTCCCGATCGAGGTCTACAACGTGCTCGGCGCCGGCGACGCCTTCATGTCCGGCTTTCTGCGCGGCTGGCTGAAGGGCGAGCCGCATGCGACGTCCGCCACCTGGGCGAATGCCTGCGGCGCCTTCGCCGTGTCGCGGCTGCTCTGTGCGCCGGAGATCCCGACCTGGATCGAACTGCAGTTCTTCCTCGAAAACGGCAGCAAGGAGAAGGCGCTGCGCAAGGACGAGGCGATCAACCACGTACACTGGGCGACGACGCGCCGCCGCGACATCCCGCTTCTGATGGCGCTCGCCATCGATCATCGCAGCCAGCTGGAAGATATCGCCGAGGGCAGGCCGGAACTCCTGGCCCGCATCCCGGCCTTCAAGGCCCTGGCCGTCAAGTCGGCGGCCGAAGTCGCCGCCGGCCGGCCCGGCTTCGGCATGCTGATCGACGACAAATATGGCCGCGACGCGCTCTATGCCGCCGGTGCGCACCGCGATTTCTGGATCGGCAAGCCGATCGAGCTGCCAGGCTCGCGGCCGCTGCAGTTCGAATTCAGCCAGGATCTCGGCAGCCGTCTCATCGACTGGCCGGTCGACCACTGCATCAAGGTGCTCTCCTTTTACCACCCGGACGATCCGGCCGAGCTCAAGGCCGCGCAGGTCGCCAAGCTGCGTTCGGCCTTCGAGGCGGCCCGCAAGGTCGGCCGCGAAATCCTCATCGAGATCATTGCCGGCAAGCACGGCAAGCTCGATGACGACACCATTCCGCGCGCCCTCAACGAGCTTTATGATGCCGGCCTGAAGCCCGACTGGTGGAAGCTCGAGCCGCAGGCGAGCCGCGGCGCCTGGGCTGCCATCGACGCCGTGATCGAGAAGCGCGATCCGCTCTGCCGGGGCGTCGTCCTGCTCGGCCTCGAAGCCCCCTACGAGGTCCTCAAGGACGGCTTCGCGGCGGCAAGAACCTCGAAGACGGTGAAGGGTTTTGCGGTCGGCCGGACCATCTTTGCCGACGCCGCCAAGGCCTGGCTCACCGGCTCGATGACCGACGAGCAGGCCATCGCCGACATGGCGGCAAGATTCAAAGCGCTGGTGGATCTGTGGCTGCAGTTGGGTGAAACCAAGGCTGCCTAA
- a CDS encoding MurR/RpiR family transcriptional regulator, giving the protein MSMPETSADVPQDFEALKAVILERKAQLPKRLKQVAAYSLDNPDEIAFGTAASIATSADVQPSTLVRFAQHFGFEGFSSLQQIFRARLRERTPGYEDRLKALRGNDHSRLESGSIFNGFVAAAHRSLDNIATSVDPQAFEQAVDILAKADTIYLIAKRRSYPISSYMAYAFGKLKVKYQHVGTAAGIDDDMLAMATKHDAAFAVSFSPYASESAAQARLLANRKVPVVSLTDSAFSPLAESSKVWFELVEADHAGFRSLSASMAFAMALTVAIAEKRRRAEDVAI; this is encoded by the coding sequence ATGTCAATGCCGGAGACGAGCGCGGACGTGCCGCAGGATTTCGAGGCGCTGAAGGCCGTCATCCTGGAACGCAAGGCGCAGCTGCCGAAGCGTCTCAAACAGGTCGCCGCATATTCGCTCGACAATCCGGACGAGATCGCCTTCGGCACGGCGGCAAGCATTGCCACCTCGGCCGATGTCCAGCCCTCGACCCTGGTCCGTTTCGCCCAGCATTTCGGTTTCGAGGGTTTCTCGAGCCTGCAGCAGATCTTCCGGGCCCGTCTGCGCGAGCGGACACCGGGCTACGAGGACCGGTTGAAGGCGCTGCGCGGCAATGACCACAGCCGGCTCGAAAGCGGCTCGATCTTCAACGGCTTCGTTGCGGCGGCGCACCGGTCGCTCGACAACATCGCGACATCCGTCGATCCGCAAGCCTTCGAGCAAGCCGTCGACATCCTCGCCAAGGCGGATACGATCTACCTGATCGCCAAGCGCCGCTCCTACCCGATTTCCAGCTACATGGCCTATGCCTTCGGCAAGCTGAAGGTGAAATACCAGCATGTCGGCACGGCCGCCGGCATCGACGACGACATGCTGGCGATGGCGACGAAGCACGATGCCGCCTTCGCCGTCAGCTTTTCGCCCTATGCGTCGGAAAGTGCCGCCCAGGCTCGCCTGCTGGCTAACCGTAAGGTGCCGGTCGTGTCGCTGACAGATTCCGCCTTTTCGCCGCTCGCCGAGTCGTCGAAGGTGTGGTTCGAACTCGTCGAGGCCGATCACGCCGGATTCCGCTCGCTGTCGGCCAGCATGGCCTTCGCCATGGCGCTGACCGTGGCGATCGCCGAAAAGCGACGGCGTGCCGAGGACGTGGCAATATAG
- a CDS encoding nucleoside deaminase, with amino-acid sequence MQEEERFLREAVSLARTNLEKGGRPFGAVVVRNGEVIGRGVNEMLDTGDPTSHAELNAVRAAAKTIASLRLEDATVYASGHPCPMCLAAMRMAGITEIAYAHSNEDGEPYGLSTAAIYAELAKPLAEQAMRFRHVPLEDDRTLYADWQARQRP; translated from the coding sequence ATGCAAGAGGAAGAACGTTTTCTGCGCGAGGCCGTATCACTCGCACGCACCAACCTGGAGAAGGGCGGCCGTCCCTTCGGCGCCGTCGTCGTCAGGAATGGCGAGGTGATCGGCCGGGGCGTCAACGAAATGCTCGATACGGGCGACCCGACGTCACACGCCGAACTCAATGCGGTGCGCGCCGCAGCCAAAACCATTGCCTCATTGCGGCTGGAGGACGCGACCGTCTACGCCAGCGGTCATCCCTGCCCGATGTGCCTCGCCGCCATGCGCATGGCGGGGATCACCGAAATCGCCTACGCCCATTCGAACGAGGACGGCGAGCCTTACGGCCTTTCCACGGCGGCGATCTATGCGGAGCTCGCCAAGCCTCTTGCCGAACAGGCAATGCGCTTCCGCCATGTGCCGTTGGAGGACGACAGGACGCTCTATGCCGATTGGCAGGCGCGACAGCGACCGTGA
- a CDS encoding Gfo/Idh/MocA family protein translates to MSGKRRLGVGLIGTGFMGKAHALGFTIAARVFDLPFELDLVTVADVTAESAETARARLGFRKATTDWRDLLTDPDIDIIDITTPNLLHKEMALAAIAHGKHVYCEKPLAPTVADCAEMVAAAEKAGLVTQVGFNYLKNPLIFLAKDIIDSGEIGEIRSFRGVHAEDFMADSTIPWAWRLDPRSGGGALADIGSHIIACMRHLVGPIRSVLAETVIHIPERPVSRGAAETRAVEVDDIARAFVRFENGASGSFEANWIATGRKMQHDFEIYGSKGSIVFTQERLNEIKVYHAGDDIRSRGFRTIWAGPEHPPYGAFCVAPGHQIGFNDLKAIEVHEFLEAIAKGGKPSTDFREGYEVQKVLSATYRSARNNEWVEIG, encoded by the coding sequence ATGAGCGGCAAACGCAGACTGGGAGTGGGCCTGATCGGCACCGGCTTCATGGGCAAGGCCCATGCGCTCGGCTTCACGATCGCGGCGCGGGTCTTCGACCTGCCCTTCGAGTTGGATCTGGTAACGGTTGCCGATGTGACCGCCGAGAGTGCCGAGACCGCTCGCGCGCGCCTCGGGTTCCGGAAGGCGACCACCGACTGGCGCGACCTCCTGACCGATCCGGATATCGACATCATCGACATCACCACGCCGAACCTGCTGCACAAGGAAATGGCGCTGGCGGCGATCGCCCATGGCAAGCACGTCTATTGCGAAAAGCCGCTGGCGCCGACCGTTGCCGATTGTGCGGAAATGGTTGCGGCGGCAGAAAAGGCCGGCCTCGTCACCCAGGTCGGCTTCAACTATCTGAAGAACCCGCTGATCTTCCTCGCCAAGGACATCATCGACAGCGGCGAGATCGGCGAGATCCGGTCGTTTCGCGGCGTCCATGCCGAGGACTTCATGGCGGATTCCACAATCCCCTGGGCCTGGCGGCTCGATCCGAGGAGCGGCGGCGGCGCGCTCGCCGACATCGGCAGCCACATCATCGCCTGCATGCGCCACCTCGTTGGGCCGATCCGATCGGTGCTTGCCGAAACCGTCATCCATATACCGGAGCGTCCGGTCTCGCGCGGCGCGGCCGAGACCCGTGCCGTCGAGGTCGACGACATCGCCCGCGCCTTCGTGCGCTTCGAAAACGGTGCGAGCGGCAGCTTCGAGGCGAACTGGATCGCCACGGGCCGCAAGATGCAGCACGACTTCGAAATCTACGGCTCCAAGGGCAGCATCGTCTTCACCCAGGAGCGTCTGAACGAGATCAAGGTCTACCATGCCGGCGACGACATCAGGAGCCGCGGCTTCCGCACCATCTGGGCCGGACCGGAGCACCCGCCCTACGGCGCCTTCTGCGTGGCACCCGGCCACCAGATCGGCTTCAACGATCTGAAGGCCATCGAGGTCCACGAATTCCTCGAGGCGATCGCCAAGGGCGGCAAACCTTCGACGGATTTCCGCGAGGGTTACGAGGTCCAGAAGGTGCTTTCGGCGACGTACCGGTCGGCCAGGAATAACGAGTGGGTTGAGATCGGGTGA
- a CDS encoding YbhB/YbcL family Raf kinase inhibitor-like protein: protein MRFITTLLTLSFLGATAAQAEMKLTSNDLAAGKPMADAQVFNGFGCSGKNISPQLKWSGAPSGTKSFAIMAYDPDAPTGSGWWHWTVFNLPTNATELATGASGKLPAGAIEGRTDFGSSGYGGACPPEGHGPHRYQFTVYALSVDKLPLDKDAPAAMVGFFARANALDQATIEVTYER, encoded by the coding sequence ATGCGCTTCATCACCACACTTCTCACCCTCAGCTTCCTCGGCGCCACGGCCGCGCAGGCCGAAATGAAACTGACCTCCAACGACCTGGCGGCCGGAAAGCCCATGGCCGACGCCCAGGTCTTCAACGGTTTCGGCTGCAGCGGCAAGAACATCTCGCCGCAATTGAAATGGTCGGGCGCGCCATCCGGCACCAAGAGCTTCGCGATCATGGCCTACGATCCCGACGCCCCGACGGGCTCCGGCTGGTGGCACTGGACGGTCTTCAACCTTCCCACCAACGCCACCGAGCTCGCCACGGGCGCAAGCGGAAAGCTTCCCGCAGGCGCGATCGAGGGCCGCACCGATTTCGGTTCGTCCGGTTATGGTGGCGCCTGCCCGCCGGAAGGCCACGGCCCGCACCGTTACCAGTTCACGGTCTACGCGCTGTCTGTCGACAAGCTCCCGCTCGACAAGGACGCCCCTGCCGCCATGGTTGGTTTCTTTGCCCGGGCCAATGCGCTGGACCAGGCGACGATCGAGGTCACATACGAACGCTGA
- the iolD gene encoding 3D-(3,5/4)-trihydroxycyclohexane-1,2-dione acylhydrolase (decyclizing): MSQKTVRLTMAQAVARFMTRQMTIIDGKRVPIFGGVFAIFGHGNVAGVGEALYAIRETLPTYRAQNEQGMANAAIAFAKASFRRRFMACTSSIGPGALNMVTSAALAHVNRLPVLFLPGDVFANRRPDPVLQQVESFGDATVSANDCFRPVSRYFDRITRPEQIIPALRRAMQVLTDPADCGPVTLSLCQDVQAEAYDYPESFFDEKVWVPRRIEPDLDELASAIDLLKSAKKPIIIAGGGVLYSEATADLANFAEKHGIPVVETQAGKSALPHSHPLNMGSVGVTGTSASNKLAEETDLVLAVGSRLQDFTTGSWALFKNEDLKIIGLNVQPFDAGKHNGLPLISDARAGLNRMSGCLGGYRADPSWTEKAKAGKAEWLAAADKATATTNAALPSDAQVIGAVQRARGGSKTTLVCAAGGLPGELHKLWQAEEPGGYHMEYGFSTMGYEVAGGLGVKLARPERDVIVMVGDGSYMMLNSEIASSIMLGAKFTIVLLDNAGYGCINRLQMETGGANFNNLLEDTHHVELPQIDFAAHAAAMGAVTRKVASIPELESALAETANEARTTVIVIDTHPLITTEAGGHWWDVVVPEVSDRAEVKTAREGYEKALQSQRFG; encoded by the coding sequence ATGAGCCAGAAAACCGTGCGCCTCACCATGGCACAGGCCGTGGCGCGGTTCATGACCCGGCAGATGACCATCATCGACGGCAAGCGCGTGCCGATCTTCGGCGGTGTCTTCGCGATCTTCGGCCACGGCAACGTCGCCGGCGTCGGCGAGGCGCTCTATGCCATCCGCGAAACCCTGCCGACCTACCGTGCCCAGAATGAGCAGGGCATGGCGAATGCGGCGATCGCCTTCGCCAAGGCAAGCTTCCGCCGCCGCTTCATGGCCTGCACGAGTTCGATCGGCCCGGGCGCGCTCAACATGGTGACCTCGGCGGCGCTCGCCCACGTCAACCGCCTGCCGGTGCTGTTCCTGCCCGGCGACGTCTTCGCCAATCGCCGGCCCGACCCGGTGCTGCAGCAGGTGGAAAGCTTCGGCGACGCCACGGTCTCGGCCAATGACTGCTTCCGTCCCGTATCGCGCTATTTCGACCGCATCACCCGGCCCGAACAGATCATTCCGGCGCTTCGCCGCGCCATGCAGGTGCTGACCGATCCGGCCGATTGCGGCCCGGTGACGCTGTCGCTCTGCCAGGACGTCCAGGCGGAGGCCTACGACTATCCGGAATCCTTCTTCGACGAGAAGGTCTGGGTGCCACGCCGCATCGAGCCCGATCTCGACGAACTGGCATCGGCCATCGATCTGCTCAAGTCCGCGAAGAAGCCGATCATCATCGCCGGCGGTGGCGTGCTCTATTCGGAAGCGACCGCGGATCTTGCCAACTTTGCCGAAAAGCACGGCATTCCGGTCGTCGAGACGCAGGCCGGCAAGTCGGCGCTGCCGCATTCGCATCCGCTCAACATGGGCTCCGTCGGCGTCACCGGTACCTCCGCCTCGAACAAGCTCGCCGAGGAGACCGATCTCGTGCTCGCCGTCGGCTCTCGGCTGCAGGATTTCACCACCGGTTCCTGGGCGCTGTTCAAGAATGAAGACCTGAAGATCATCGGCCTCAACGTCCAGCCCTTCGACGCCGGCAAGCACAATGGCCTTCCGCTGATTTCCGACGCACGCGCCGGCCTCAACCGCATGTCCGGCTGCCTCGGTGGCTACAGGGCGGACCCGAGCTGGACCGAGAAGGCGAAAGCCGGCAAGGCAGAGTGGCTGGCGGCGGCCGACAAGGCAACGGCGACAACCAATGCGGCTCTGCCCTCCGACGCCCAGGTGATCGGCGCCGTCCAGCGCGCCCGCGGCGGCAGCAAGACGACGCTCGTCTGCGCGGCCGGCGGCTTGCCCGGCGAGCTGCACAAGCTCTGGCAGGCGGAAGAGCCCGGCGGTTACCACATGGAATACGGCTTCTCAACCATGGGTTACGAGGTCGCCGGCGGCCTCGGGGTGAAGCTCGCGAGACCCGAGCGCGACGTGATCGTCATGGTCGGCGACGGCAGCTACATGATGCTGAACTCCGAGATCGCCTCGTCGATCATGCTCGGCGCCAAGTTCACCATCGTTCTCTTGGACAATGCCGGTTATGGCTGCATCAACCGGCTGCAGATGGAGACCGGCGGCGCCAACTTCAACAACCTCTTGGAGGACACGCACCACGTCGAGCTGCCGCAGATCGACTTCGCCGCGCACGCTGCCGCCATGGGCGCGGTCACCCGCAAGGTGGCCTCGATCCCGGAACTCGAATCGGCGCTCGCGGAAACGGCCAACGAAGCGCGCACCACAGTGATCGTCATCGATACCCATCCGCTGATCACGACGGAGGCCGGCGGCCATTGGTGGGATGTCGTCGTTCCGGAGGTTTCGGACCGGGCGGAGGTGAAGACCGCCCGCGAAGGCTACGAGAAGGCGCTCCAGTCGCAGCGCTTCGGCTGA
- the iolE gene encoding myo-inosose-2 dehydratase, whose translation MIRYGTNPIAWSNDDDHSIGAHLTLEDCLSDCQKIGFDGIEKGHKMPSDPEALKQKLASYDLVFVSGWHSTNLLTHDVEAEKKAIQPHLDLLKHNGCKVAIVCETSNAIHGDDSTSLVKDKPVLPADQWKKFGADLEAIAQYCADQGIDLVYHHHMGTIVQTGEEIDLLMQNTGPATKLLLDTGHAWFGGSDPAEVAKKYMHRVRHIHCKNVRPAVRKVVEGEGLSFLEGVRRGVFTVPGDSEGGVDFLPVLKIAAEHGYDGWLVIEAEQDSAVRNPFEYQSLGLKSLKAFAKEAGLDK comes from the coding sequence ATGATCCGCTACGGAACCAACCCGATCGCCTGGAGCAATGACGACGATCATTCGATCGGCGCCCATCTGACACTCGAGGATTGCCTGTCCGATTGCCAGAAGATTGGCTTCGACGGCATCGAGAAGGGCCACAAGATGCCGTCCGACCCGGAGGCGCTAAAGCAGAAGCTTGCCTCCTACGACCTCGTCTTCGTTTCCGGCTGGCACTCCACCAACCTGCTGACCCATGACGTCGAGGCCGAGAAGAAGGCGATCCAGCCGCATCTCGATCTTTTGAAGCACAATGGCTGCAAGGTGGCGATCGTCTGCGAGACCTCGAACGCCATTCACGGCGACGATTCGACATCGCTGGTCAAGGATAAGCCGGTGCTGCCGGCCGACCAGTGGAAGAAGTTCGGCGCCGATCTCGAGGCGATCGCTCAGTATTGCGCCGACCAGGGCATCGACCTCGTTTATCACCACCACATGGGCACGATCGTCCAGACCGGCGAGGAGATCGACCTTTTGATGCAGAACACCGGCCCGGCGACGAAGCTGCTGCTCGACACCGGCCATGCCTGGTTCGGCGGCTCCGATCCGGCAGAAGTGGCGAAGAAATACATGCACCGCGTCCGGCACATCCACTGCAAGAACGTCCGCCCGGCGGTCCGGAAAGTGGTGGAAGGCGAGGGTCTCTCCTTCCTCGAGGGCGTGCGCCGCGGCGTTTTCACTGTCCCCGGCGACTCCGAAGGCGGCGTCGATTTCCTGCCGGTGCTGAAAATCGCCGCCGAACACGGCTATGATGGCTGGCTGGTGATCGAGGCCGAACAGGATTCGGCGGTGCGCAACCCGTTCGAATATCAATCGCTCGGGCTGAAGTCGTTGAAGGCGTTTGCGAAGGAAGCGGGGCTGGACAAGTAG